TAAAACCTGAGAAACAAGAACATCAGATGGTATAAAACCACTTCCAGCAGCTCCTGGAGCGGCGGGCAATCCTAGAAAAATCTTTCCAGCTTGAATCGCGGTCCATTTGTTCCAATAACTCTTAAGATTTACCGCGCTACCAGCAGAGTATTGACATGGGGGATTGTTGTAGAATTGAACCCAAACGTAGTCGAATAGGCCAGTAGAGAGTGCACCATTTAACCATGAATCAGGGAATGGACATTGTGGAGCTGCAGTTAAGTATACTTTCCTTTGTTGGCTAAATCCTGAGAGTGCTCTTGCTAGTTCATCCCAATGTTGGGTTGTACCTCTTTCTATATCAAAATCAATTCCATCTAAAATTGCATCACCTAGTGGACGTGAAGTTGATTGACCTCCAAGATAATTGTTCCATAAATAGTTTGCTACATTCCTGCAGGGTATATTTGACAATCAAATTTCGTCTCAAAACACTACTAGAAACAAAGGTTTTTTCTTAACCCGCGAAACACTCAGAAGTTTGTGCTATAGAACATGATTTTTCTACTTATTTCTCCCCCTTTGAGCTATCTAGAAAAACAGGTGGTAGAAAACTGATTCTCACTGAAATAGTGGGAAACTTCCtaattttttcatatgaaactattattattattttttcacactAATTTTgccaaaatatagaaataatcaCTAAACATTTATCAGTAGTtactcttttcattttatatgatagTGTTTGATTGGATATAGAGTTCACGAAAGAACGAATTTCcgttgaacaaataaaaaagaaaaggtgccataaacacacacacacacaaagtCACTTCATATTTGGACAAGTTTTCCTTGTATGTCAATTCCTACATGTCAAATATGGAATAGTGGTAATTCGAACTCTCTTATTGATTTTTGGGAATTCAGTTAATTTAGAATTTAGTATCTTAAAAGGACTAGAACATTTAcccataaatattaaaattccgACTCAACCCCTCGATTAGTTGAGCTAGTTATTCCTAATACCTACCATAtgttaaaacaaaaacaaaataaaaatcaatcaaCACAAAATCTTACCTAGCATCATCAGCAGAAGAAAGTGAATAACTTCCAACACCACCACCAAGTGAAAGCATAACTTTGATACCTCTACTTTGACATGTTCTAATGTCATTACTTAATCTAGTGCATCCACCAACACTAGGATTACAATGACCAGCTAAGTTCAACACTGGTGTTTGTCCATTCCCAAAAACTACAAGAAATGCAATATTCACAATGGCATAATTATTTGATGCACAAGTACTAGCCAAAGTACCTTCATTCCCATTTTGGCCCCAATAAATTACAATTCCTCCTCCTTCTAGTTTTAGTGATAGAAGAAGTAGCACTAATACTAAGTAAAGTAAACCATATTTGATACTCATAACTTAtagaagtcttttttttttgtgctaGTAGTATATAAAAGTTGAGTTGTATACCTATTATTTATAGTTGGTGGGGGTGTGGAAAAATGACAATAATGATCCCTTATCTTTTCGagtatctttttaattttttttcaaagtatcCACAGAGTAGTTTCGAcccttatatttatcaaaagtGAGAACTTTGTctaatatttattatacttttaCGATTATTTTTGTAAGAACACAAAATATATAGCGGAATCTCAAATTTggatgtttatattattttttatatcatttttaagAATCTAGTGTAACTTTTTGATGTACAATTGTGTTACAgagttttttgtttgtttatattttgtgtCTGGTATGACTTCTTATGTTGTGATTTCttgaaatttctaaatttttctcTATTTCGATTAAACATAAGGATTATAGATGAAAAACCAAAAATACTTAACTTTTTGGAATTCCTTGGGATTCTTGATTGGTGCGGACAAAAATTGTTTATTTGATACTTAAAGAGCTATTTTGAACATATTATGAAAAACAAGGgatcattttttaatatttattgtaaCTAGCGATTTCATGAGAATTTACATGATTCACTTTTTACTATTGAAAGTCTTTCTTGGTTAAGACTTATGAACATTGCTTGTTAATTATCTTTTTCGTTTATCagattatatgatataatttaatttgaaataaaaattaaaaattaaaaaaatattttcttaaaatttattgtcTAAAGTAAAtcagaaaatattataaatacttatgtaagtataaattattgtattaaaaaataaagttttatttttgcaaaataatatcaattgagataaaaaaaaaaggtagttGACTTGAGGTCAACTTTATATTTATCATCCAATGAACTAAAAGTCACGTGTCCACACTATAATCAGACCTAATAAAAAATTCCAATATCGAGTGAATTTTGGAGTAATTTGACATAGTCAATAGTCGGTCATCGGTGTttgagaaattaattaaaaatatcatttatgttaattttaagattataatataaaaattggtGAGGtctatggaaaatataaattataatctctttgtcttttttaatatgtttaaaatattttttaaaaaagtagttTCGGCttttaaatttgtcaaaagTGAAAACTTTGTCtgatatttatcatatttttatgattaatattTATCGAAATTGtaagaatacaaaatatatagCGGGAACtcaaatttagatatttattttttatatcatttttaagAGACTAGTATAACTTTTAAATGTGCAATTATATTACAGagctttttgtttgtttatattttctttctggCGTGGCTTTTTATGTCgtaatttcttgaaatttctAGATGTTTCTCCATTTCGATTAAACTTAAGAATTAGAGTTTGATAAGTAATTGACAAGAAACCAAAAATACTTACTTTGACAAACTTATGGGACAAAAATAGTTCACTTGATACTTAAGTGCTATTTTgaacatattataaaaaataaggaatcattttttatgtttattgtaACTAGCAATTTCATAGAAATTTACCTGATGCACTTTCTACTGTTGAAAGTCTTTCTTGGTTATGACTTATGAACATTGCCcgttaataattttttccaattttttaatttatatgatataattcaatttgatatgatttttattaattttataacatttaaaataacttataaatatttaaaattataaattattttattcaaaactaaagtatcaat
This DNA window, taken from Solanum lycopersicum chromosome 5, SLM_r2.1, encodes the following:
- the LOC101253788 gene encoding acidic endochitinase: MSIKYGLLYLVLVLLLLSLKLEGGGIVIYWGQNGNEGTLASTCASNNYAIVNIAFLVVFGNGQTPVLNLAGHCNPSVGGCTRLSNDIRTCQSRGIKVMLSLGGGVGSYSLSSADDARNVANYLWNNYLGGQSTSRPLGDAILDGIDFDIERGTTQHWDELARALSGFSQQRKVYLTAAPQCPFPDSWLNGALSTGLFDYVWVQFYNNPPCQYSAGSAVNLKSYWNKWTAIQAGKIFLGLPAAPGAAGSGFIPSDVLVSQVLPAINGSPKYGGVMLWSKFYDNGYSSAIKPRV